In the genome of Tannockella kyphosi, one region contains:
- a CDS encoding transposon-encoded TnpW family protein, producing the protein MTEQTAKPVTTSPPQGTFSHKIGGITYNVNVHFNQKTSETLADKIKRMVLADCDNYKKI; encoded by the coding sequence ATGACAGAACAAACAGCAAAACCAGTGACCACTTCTCCCCCACAAGGTACATTCTCCCATAAAATTGGTGGAATTACCTACAACGTCAATGTGCATTTCAATCAAAAGACTAGCGAAACACTAGCTGATAAAATCAAGCGAATGGTATTAGCTGATTGTGATAATTACAAGAAAATTTAG
- a CDS encoding Maff2 family mobile element protein — translation MAFFTQAVTVLQTLVIALGAGLGIWGVINLLEGYGNDNPGAKSQGMKQLMAGGGVALIGTTLVPILSTLF, via the coding sequence ATGGCATTTTTTACACAAGCAGTTACAGTATTACAAACATTAGTTATCGCACTTGGTGCAGGTCTTGGTATTTGGGGTGTTATCAACTTACTAGAAGGTTATGGTAATGATAATCCCGGTGCAAAGTCACAAGGTATGAAACAACTCATGGCTGGTGGTGGCGTAGCACTTATCGGCACAACACTTGTACCAATTTTAAGCACATTATTTTAA